TTGAAGCCGAACTCCTCGACCACGAGCGCTTCGGCCTCGTCGGCGAAGTCCGCGGCATTCACACCGAAGCCATCGTCTCGGCCATCCGCAGCGGATGCCTGCCCATCCTCTCCAGCCTCGGCGAGACCCCCTCGGGTCAAATCGTCAACATCAACGCCGATGTTGCTGCCCGCGAGCTCGCCCTGCGCGTAGAGCCTTTTAAGATCGTCTTTCTCACCCCCACAGGCGGCCTGCTCGATCAATACGAGCGCATCATTCCCTCGGTGAACCTCACCGAAGACTTCGACAGCCTGATGCAGCAAGACTGGATTCACTCCGGGATGCGCCTCAAACTTCAGCAGATCAAAGAGCTCCTCGACAAACTCCCGCTCTCCTCCTCGGTCTCCATCACCACCCCCGGGCAGCTCGCACGGGAGCTCTTCACCCACCGCGGCTCGGGCACCCTGGTGCGACGCGGCGAAGCCGTTCATTGCCATCCCAGCCTCGATGGACTTGATACCGGGCGCATCCGCGAGCTTCTCGAAGCCTGCTTCCAACGCCAGCTGGCCGAAGACTACTTCTCGCTCAAACCCTTTCATCGCATCTACCTGACCGACTCCTATCGGGCCACGGCCATCCTCACCATGGAGGAGGGCCTGCCCTACCTCGATAAGTTCGGGGTGACCCGCAAAGCCCAGGGCGAAGGACTCGGCCAGTCGCTGTGGGCGCGTATGAAGCGCGAAAACAGCAAACTTTTCTGGCGTGCGCGTACCGAAAACCCCATCAATAAGTGGTACTTCCAGGAATCCGACGGCACCTACCGCGAAGGTCCCTGGACAGTCTTCTGGTACGGCATGGAGAGCTTTGAAGAGATGAAGCGCTGCGTGGAGATCGCCCTGGCAATGCCCGCGACCTTCTTCGAGCACGCCGTCGCCGACACCTGAGCTTTTTTCCTCGGTGCCCCCTACCTTTGAAACCTCCCCCTCGCCACACCCCGAGCCGCATATGCACAAAAAACGCGTCGGACTGATCGGCGCCCGTGGTCACACCGGCGCGCAACTCATCCCCATGCTCGCTCGCCATACCGGCGTGGAGCTCGCCAGCGTCAGCTCCCGGGAGCTCGCCGGCGAAGCGGTCAGCGACCACATCCCCGACGCCCCTGCGGGACTTCGTTTTGAGGCGCTTGCCCCGGAAGACGTCGCCGCCCTGGACCTCGACGCCGTCGTCCTCGCGCTCCCCAACGGCGTGGCATCGCGTTTTGTCGAGGCCATCGACAGCGCCGGCACCCAACCGATCATGATCGACCTGAGCGCCGACCGACGCTTCGACGCCGACTGGATCTACGGTCTCCCCGAGCGCAACCGCGATGCCATCACCACCGCACGGCGCATTGCCAACCCCGGCTGCTACGCCACCGGCATGCAGCTTGCGCTTCTGCCTTTCGTCGATCGTCTGGCCAGCGCGCCGAGCGTCTTCGGCGTCTCCGGCTACAGCGGCGCCGGCACCACACCTTCGCCCAAGAACGACCCGGAGGTGCTGCGAGATAACATCCTTCCTTACGCCCTCACCGGTCATATTCACGAGCGCGAAGTCAGCCATCAGCTTGCGCACCCGGTCGTCTTCATGCCTCACGTGGCCCCCTTCTTTCGGGGGATCACCCTGACGATCGCCTGTGAACTCACGCGCCCCCTCAGCCCCGCAGAGGCCTTTGACCTGGCGCGCTCACACTATGAGAACGAAGCTCTCATCACGGTCAGCGAAGAGATCCCGCTGGTGCGCGACGCTGCCTTGACCCACCGCGTGAACATCGGCGGGTTCGCCACCACTTCCGAGGGGCGCCTGACCCTGGTTGCCACGCTCGACAACCTGCTCAAAGGCGCCGCCACCCAGGCGATGCAAAACCTCAACCTCGCCATGGGCTTTTCCGAGCTTGAAGGAGTCCTCCAATGACGACGCCCCTCTGGGACAAAGGTCAGGCGGATATCGACCGCGAGTTGATGGCGTTCACCGCCGGCGAAGATGTCATCCTGGACCGCCAACTCTTCCGCTACGACATTCAGGCCAGCACCGCGCACGTTCGCGGTCTGGGACGCATTGCCATTCTCACCACCGAGGAAGTCGACGCCCTCACAGGCGCGCTCCAGGACCTCGACCTTAAGTTTGAGGCGGGCGATTTTCTGCTCGACGATCGCTTTGAAGATGGCCACTCCGCCATCGAGTTCTACCTCACGGAAAACCTCGGCGAACTGGGCAAAAAAGTTCATACCGGCCGCAGCCGCAACGACCAGGTGCTCGTCGCACAGCGCCTCTTTTTGCGCACTGCGCTGGGTCGCATCGCCGAGCACAGCCTTGCCATCGCCGGCGTATGTCTGGAGCGCGCTGACCAGGCGCGCCACACACCGATGCCCGGCTACACCCACCTTCAGCGCGCCGTGCCCTCCTCGGTGGGCATGTGGTTCGCGGGCTTCGCCGAGGCCTTCATCGACAACGCGGAGCTCGCCCGGGCCACCGCACACTGGCTCAACGCCAACCCCCTGGGCACCGCAGCTGGCTACGGCGTCAACCTTCCCCTCGATCGCAGCAGGGTCGGCGAAGAGTTGGGCTTTGAACGCATGCAGATCAACCCGATCTACACCCAGAACAGCCGCGGAAAATTTGAACTTCAGGCCTTAATGGCGCTCCTACAGGCGTTACTCGACCTGCGCCGCCTCGCCTGGGACTTAAGCCTCTTCACCACCGAGGAGTTTGCCTTCGTCGATCTTCCCGACGCCTACACCACCGGCTCCTCGATCATGCCCAACAAGCGCAACCCGGATGTGGTTGAGCTGCTTCGGGCCGCTACAAGCCCGGCGATCGGTGCGGTCAATGAACTCCTCTCGCTCCTTTCGCTTCCCAGCGGCTACCATCGCGATCTTCAGCACACCAAGGGACCGGTATTGCGATCCCTGACTCGCGGCATCACCGCCCTGGGACTGACCGCCCCGCTGCTCCAGGCGCTGCGCTTCGATGAGGAACGCCTCAAAGGCGCCATCACCGGCCCGATGTACGCCACGGACCGCGCCGTCGAGCTCACCACCACAGGCGTGCCCTTCCGCGACGCCTACCGCCAGGTAGGCGCGGAGCTCGACCAGCTCAACGCGCGCACCCCGGCCCAGAGCCTGCAGAGTCGCACGTCGCCCGGAGGCTGCGCCGATCTGCGCCTCGACGTGCTCCAGAAGCGACTTGAACAGCTCGCGGCATCACCTGCCTGAAGACGCTGCCACAAGCCATCCTCCCCCTCCCCGGAACCACCTTCCGGCCCGAACACCGGCGAGGCGATGCTGCCACACGTGCATCGCCTCGCCAGATTCGGGAGCATGCCGGGCTTTTTAGACCTGCGCCCCCGGTGACGCGGCAGCCCGTCCGCCTCGAACCCAGCGCTCGGCCGACTCCTCCTCCCCCACATCAAAATAACGCACCTCGGTGTGCATCAGTGGCGCACTCATCTGGCCTATCCAGGCGTCTTCGCGCGCATCGCCCACCACGCCAAAACGCATCACCGAGGCCAGCTCGCGCTGAGTTAGTCCGAGTTCCTCCCACACGCTCGACGCATCGAGCCCCTCGGTCGACTCCACGACCACCAGCATATTGAGCTGGCCGTGCTCCCCAAAATAGCGTTTCAGACGCGGGATCACGCGATCGTAGTCCTCCCCCTGAACACGACCGTCGACGCGTAAGATCACAAAGTTGCCACCCTTCGGATTGTCCAACTCGAACATGTCTCCCCCAGGTTCTGGTTGTCTCAAATCCATCACCGGTTGCGACCACCACCGCCTCGCCACGGTGGCACAACCCTCCGGCCCGACCGCGCCTCTGGCACCCGACGCGCACGCCGATGCAAACCTCCCACGCTACGCCCCGACACACCGGCGGTCGCAACCTCTAAAAAATCTACGCGCAGCCTCCCCGGTTGCGAGCCCCAATCGCCTCCCACCGCGTGGATGGAACGTCGCTTCGCTTGCCTGCCCGAAACGTAGCGCTTCGGTCCCCTCCAGCGATCGCTGCCCCTCCTGGCCACCACGAGACGCGAGCCTTCCGCGTGTTTCGCACTAAAAGAACCCCCGAAACTGCAGGTAATAAAACCCGCCGTAGGCCCCGAACTCACTGCCAATCTCAGGCTGAGGCAACAGACTCACCCGCTCTCCGATCCCCTCAAATGCCCCGAAGCTCACATCCGAGTGGTCCGAGAGCGCATAGAAGAGCGAGGGGCCCACAAGCACACTACCATCGAGCACGTTCACCTGGGCGGTCACATTCGCCTGCAGCCTCCCCTCGCCCTGATAGCCCACGATGGCGCCGACGTAGTGCTGCCCCAGATAGTACGACTCCCCCCGGGCCAGAGCCTCCTGAACTGCGGGCTCCAGATAGCGTTCCGCCTCGCTGACCCCCGTGCCATTATAGTGGTACTCCGCCCCCACCACCCAGCTGCGCCGCAACACATCCGCTCCGAGCGTCACCCGGGGTCGAAACCCGGTGCGCTCATCACGCTCCAGCGGCACATACCCCTGCGCCCTGGCCTTCCACTCCGAGAAGTCGTAGCTCACTCCGAGCAAGAGCGCCGCCCGTTTCCAGAAACGCCCTCCCCCCACCGACACATCCGCATCGCCAATGGTCCGCGATGCGCGCAGACCGAAGGATGCGTCCTCCCAGCCCCCCCGGTCCGAGATCACCATATCAAGCTCCACCCCGGCGCCCGGGTAGAGGAGCACCCGTGCCGCATCGACGCCGGGCTTCTCGGTCTGATCGAGCTCCAGCGGACTGAACTGCGCCCAGACATCGGCCACCGGAAAAAGAATCGAGTTTCCCCAGGTGATCGCCTGGCGTCCCACCACAACTTCGCCCCAGGACGCAAAGTAGCGCAGCACCAGCCGGTCCACGTCATGGGTCAGGCGCACACCGGGCTCATCGATCAGATTCCACTCCCAGTCCACACTGCGCGCCGGCGTCACGCTGCTTCCCAGCCCGTAACTTCCCCCCTCTTCCAGCAACGCCCCGGAGACCACCCGGGACAGAAGACGTTGATCAAACTCCACCATCAACGCCCCCCCCAGGCTTGCGCGCCATTGCAGTCGAAGCGCCTGTCCGTGCAAACCTCCGTAGG
This DNA window, taken from Lujinxingia sediminis, encodes the following:
- a CDS encoding acetylglutamate kinase encodes the protein MPDTRNTIVRLLQNIGSRKEVEQYLKQFASVESKQFAVIKVGGGVLRHDLEALASSLSFLHQVGLFPIVVLGGGPQLNEALDEAGIETPRIDGMRVTSPDALEVARKVFRDVNLQLVDALEALGTHARPITSGVFEAELLDHERFGLVGEVRGIHTEAIVSAIRSGCLPILSSLGETPSGQIVNINADVAARELALRVEPFKIVFLTPTGGLLDQYERIIPSVNLTEDFDSLMQQDWIHSGMRLKLQQIKELLDKLPLSSSVSITTPGQLARELFTHRGSGTLVRRGEAVHCHPSLDGLDTGRIRELLEACFQRQLAEDYFSLKPFHRIYLTDSYRATAILTMEEGLPYLDKFGVTRKAQGEGLGQSLWARMKRENSKLFWRARTENPINKWYFQESDGTYREGPWTVFWYGMESFEEMKRCVEIALAMPATFFEHAVADT
- the argC gene encoding N-acetyl-gamma-glutamyl-phosphate reductase, whose product is MHKKRVGLIGARGHTGAQLIPMLARHTGVELASVSSRELAGEAVSDHIPDAPAGLRFEALAPEDVAALDLDAVVLALPNGVASRFVEAIDSAGTQPIMIDLSADRRFDADWIYGLPERNRDAITTARRIANPGCYATGMQLALLPFVDRLASAPSVFGVSGYSGAGTTPSPKNDPEVLRDNILPYALTGHIHEREVSHQLAHPVVFMPHVAPFFRGITLTIACELTRPLSPAEAFDLARSHYENEALITVSEEIPLVRDAALTHRVNIGGFATTSEGRLTLVATLDNLLKGAATQAMQNLNLAMGFSELEGVLQ
- the argH gene encoding argininosuccinate lyase — encoded protein: MTTPLWDKGQADIDRELMAFTAGEDVILDRQLFRYDIQASTAHVRGLGRIAILTTEEVDALTGALQDLDLKFEAGDFLLDDRFEDGHSAIEFYLTENLGELGKKVHTGRSRNDQVLVAQRLFLRTALGRIAEHSLAIAGVCLERADQARHTPMPGYTHLQRAVPSSVGMWFAGFAEAFIDNAELARATAHWLNANPLGTAAGYGVNLPLDRSRVGEELGFERMQINPIYTQNSRGKFELQALMALLQALLDLRRLAWDLSLFTTEEFAFVDLPDAYTTGSSIMPNKRNPDVVELLRAATSPAIGAVNELLSLLSLPSGYHRDLQHTKGPVLRSLTRGITALGLTAPLLQALRFDEERLKGAITGPMYATDRAVELTTTGVPFRDAYRQVGAELDQLNARTPAQSLQSRTSPGGCADLRLDVLQKRLEQLAASPA
- a CDS encoding STAS/SEC14 domain-containing protein, translated to MFELDNPKGGNFVILRVDGRVQGEDYDRVIPRLKRYFGEHGQLNMLVVVESTEGLDASSVWEELGLTQRELASVMRFGVVGDAREDAWIGQMSAPLMHTEVRYFDVGEEESAERWVRGGRAAASPGAQV